TTACAACTCTTCTTGCTAAAGAGTTAAGAAAAAAGGGATATACTGTTGGAGTTTTAGATGCAGATATAACAGGACCAAGTATTCCAAGACTTATGGGAGTTAATGAACAAAAAATGACAACTGATGGAAAAAATATGTATCCAGTTGTTACAAAAGATGGAATAGAAATAGTTTCAATAAATCTTATGATAGATGAAAAAGAACCTGTTGTATGGCGTGGACCTGTAATTGCAGGAGCTGTTATGCAATTTTGGAATGAAGTTGTTTGGGGAGATTTAGATTATCTCTTAATAGATATGCCTCCAGGAACAGGAGATGTTCCTTTAACTGTTATGAAAAGTTTTAATGTAAAAGGTTTAATTATGGTTTCAGTTCCACAGGATATGGTTTCTATGATAGTTACAAAAGCTATTAAGATGGCAAGGAAATTAAATATGAATATTATAGGCTTAATTGAAAATATGAGCTATATCACTTGTGATTGCTGTAATAATAAGATATATTTGACAGATGAAAATGATATACAAACTTTCTTAAAAGAAAATGATGTTGAACTTTTAGGAGAACTTCCTATGACTAAACAGATTGCTAAATTGACTAGGGGAGAAAGTGTTTATCCAGAAGAAACATTTTCTAAAATTGCAGATAGAGTTATTGAAAAAGTTAAAGAATTATAAGATGATAAAAAGGGGTTGTTGCAAATTTATTTATTAGTTTGCAATAGCCCTTTTCTTCTTAAACTCACTGAAAGGGGGTGAAAGAAGTGAGAAAATTATATATTTAATAATCTCTTAACATTTTCCCTATAAATTTTATCTCTTACATTATCAGTAGTTCTCATCTTTTCTATTGATTCAATTACTTCTTTTGTAGCACCAGCAGGTAAAATTCCAATAGGTGCATCAGTTCCAAAAAGTAACCTATCTTCACCATAATAATCTAAGGCATTTTCCAAAGCAAAACTATTTCCTAAAATAGCAGTATCCACATAGAATAACTTAAATTGTTCTGCTTGTTTAGGAGGCATAGTTACAGGTAATCTATTTGCAAAAAATGGAACCATTGCCCCTGCATGATGAATTATAATTTTTATATCAGGATATTTTTCAAAAACTCCTGCTCTTATAATTTCAAGCATAGCTTGACTTTCTTCATATTCCCAGCTAAATACTATATTATTATCTTTTTTATTTAAGTCAAAAACTGGGTGTAACCATATAGCCAAATTATTTTTACTGATAGCTTCAAATATAGGTAAATATTCTTCTGAAGCTATTGATTTATTAAGTGCCTTAGTAAAAAGTTGAACTCCATATAGTTCTTTATTATTTACAACTTGCTCATTTATAATTTTTAAAGCTCCTTCAATAT
This portion of the Fusobacterium simiae genome encodes:
- a CDS encoding Mrp/NBP35 family ATP-binding protein, with translation MIQKDTPKVNENKNIKNVIAVMSGKGGVGKSTVTTLLAKELRKKGYTVGVLDADITGPSIPRLMGVNEQKMTTDGKNMYPVVTKDGIEIVSINLMIDEKEPVVWRGPVIAGAVMQFWNEVVWGDLDYLLIDMPPGTGDVPLTVMKSFNVKGLIMVSVPQDMVSMIVTKAIKMARKLNMNIIGLIENMSYITCDCCNNKIYLTDENDIQTFLKENDVELLGELPMTKQIAKLTRGESVYPEETFSKIADRVIEKVKEL
- a CDS encoding amidohydrolase family protein; protein product: MNNIKIDVFAHILTEEYFIELKKLKADIVNDPIFKFTTDILTDINVRREYQKQFPEVRQLISMININPEDYFDAEKSFELTYNANEELIKVVKENSDLFCGAVAMLPMNNIEGALKIINEQVVNNKELYGVQLFTKALNKSIASEEYLPIFEAISKNNLAIWLHPVFDLNKKDNNIVFSWEYEESQAMLEIIRAGVFEKYPDIKIIIHHAGAMVPFFANRLPVTMPPKQAEQFKLFYVDTAILGNSFALENALDYYGEDRLLFGTDAPIGILPAGATKEVIESIEKMRTTDNVRDKIYRENVKRLLNI